Proteins encoded in a region of the Triplophysa rosa linkage group LG14, Trosa_1v2, whole genome shotgun sequence genome:
- the LOC130564858 gene encoding E3 ubiquitin-protein ligase RNF186 produces MAAADVAANGPEPPGTPASAAFPYEEYECKICYNYFDLDRRAPKILECLHTFCEECLHALHLREERPWRISCPVCRHRTPVPDYRIQNLPNNTKVTEDFPLYIDSDPLPQDALPPHPPPLHPALVALRREEDASMAGHATPSTTTMSTATTLSQDSVSRYESCHNCRRLALTAGCVCVIFSFLSMLVLLFMGLIFVHSHGGPPSPAGPLCLSVASILAMVSVVVTWLLCWLKYRPEHETGRASATSNASRRNA; encoded by the coding sequence ATGGCAGCGGCGGATGTAGCAGCTAACGGGCCAGAGCCGCCCGGTACACCGGCATCCGCGGCGTTTCCCTACGAGGAGTACGAGTGTAAAATCTGCTACAACTATTTCGACCTCGACCGTAGGGCGCCCAAAATTTTGGAGTGCCTGCACACGTTTTGCGAGGAGTGCCTGCACGCGCTGCACTTGCGCGAGGAGCGGCCGTGGCGTATCAGCTGCCCCGTGTGCCGTCACCGGACGCCCGTGCCAGACTATCGGATACAGAACCTGCCCAACAACACCAAGGTCACCGAGGACTTCCCTCTCTATATCGACTCGGACCCTTTGCCTCAAGATGCGCTGCCGCCCCACCCGCCTCCCCTGCATCCGGCGCTCGTGGCGCTCAGACGCGAGGAGGACGCGTCCATGGCGGGACACGCGACGCCGTCCACCACGACGATGTCCACCGCGACGACGCTGTCCCAAGACTCCGTCTCGCGCTACGAGAGTTGCCACAACTGTAGGCGGCTCGCGCTGACCGCTGGATGCGTGTGCGTCATCTTCTCTTTCCTTTCCATGCTCGTGCTCTTGTTCATGGGCCTGATATTCGTGCACAGCCACGGCGGGCCGCCCTCGCCCGCGGGACCGCTCTGCTTGTCTGTCGCGAGCATCCTCGCCATGGTCTCCGTGGTGGTTACGTGGCTCCTCTGCTGGCTCAAATACAGACCGGAGCACGAGACCGGCCGCGCATCGGCCACTTCCAACGCGAGCAGGAGAAACGCGTGA